One Chthoniobacterales bacterium genomic region harbors:
- the secG gene encoding preprotein translocase subunit SecG → AHTPRFTNVPAASNLSGSPMHILLYFLLTLHVLVCLLMVLVVLMQRPRNEGLGAAFGSGMTDNIFGAQTTNVLAKFTTWLGGTFFVLTLALAMVYARIYNGNTTLEKELMAMPKPAAAAASPTPTPVGTPLPAEPSPTAAAPAVSSAATATPAPEASATPTPPNAAPNVPVEAPASNAN, encoded by the coding sequence GGCGCACACCCCGCGCTTTACAAACGTCCCCGCCGCGTCCAATCTTTCCGGCTCTCCAATGCACATCCTGCTTTACTTCCTTCTCACGCTGCACGTGCTCGTGTGCCTGCTCATGGTGCTCGTCGTGCTCATGCAGCGCCCGCGCAACGAAGGCCTCGGCGCCGCCTTCGGCAGTGGCATGACCGATAATATCTTCGGCGCGCAGACGACCAACGTTCTCGCAAAATTCACCACCTGGCTTGGCGGCACCTTCTTCGTGCTCACGCTCGCATTGGCAATGGTCTACGCCCGCATCTACAACGGCAACACGACCCTCGAGAAGGAACTCATGGCGATGCCCAAACCCGCCGCCGCGGCCGCATCCCCGACGCCCACGCCCGTCGGCACTCCCCTTCCCGCCGAACCTTCGCCGACCGCCGCCGCGCCGGCCGTCTCCAGCGCCGCGACCGCAACGCCGGCCCCCGAGGCCTCGGCCACGCCGACTCCCCCGAACGCCGCTCCCAACGTGCCGGTGGAGGCGCCCGCGTCGAACGCAAACTGA
- the panC gene encoding pantoate--beta-alanine ligase, whose product MKIAKTIAAARAFVRGSSRPIVLVPTMGALHHGHAALIRRARKLAGRKGRVVVSIFVNPTQFGPKEDFSSYPRPFRADAALCREAGADLVFRPDSAEMYAADKSVFIDESRLSTGLCGASRPGHFRGVCTVVAKLFLIVQPDIALFGEKDWQQLAIIRRMVRDLDFPVKIVGVPTVREPDGLATSSRNAYLTPEERAVAPRFSAALRAAASKKTPAAILRAAERDLARIPGARIDYVNLVHSETLEPVRHLRDGATLAAALFLGRARLIDNLQIPPAHP is encoded by the coding sequence GTGAAGATCGCCAAGACGATCGCCGCCGCGCGGGCCTTCGTCCGCGGATCGAGCCGGCCGATCGTTCTTGTTCCGACCATGGGGGCGCTCCACCACGGTCACGCCGCCCTCATTCGCCGGGCCCGCAAGCTCGCCGGCCGCAAGGGCCGCGTGGTGGTCTCGATTTTCGTCAATCCCACGCAGTTCGGCCCGAAGGAGGATTTCTCGAGCTATCCCCGCCCGTTCCGGGCGGACGCCGCCCTGTGCCGCGAGGCCGGCGCCGACCTCGTCTTCCGCCCCGACTCGGCGGAAATGTATGCGGCGGACAAGTCCGTCTTCATCGACGAATCGCGCCTCTCGACCGGCCTCTGCGGAGCGAGCCGGCCCGGCCACTTTCGCGGCGTGTGCACCGTCGTCGCGAAACTTTTTCTGATCGTGCAGCCCGATATCGCCCTTTTCGGCGAGAAAGACTGGCAGCAACTCGCCATCATCCGCCGCATGGTGCGCGATCTCGATTTCCCGGTGAAAATCGTCGGCGTCCCCACCGTTCGAGAACCGGACGGCCTCGCCACCAGCTCGCGCAACGCCTACCTCACACCGGAGGAACGCGCCGTCGCTCCGCGCTTTTCCGCCGCCCTCCGCGCCGCCGCCTCGAAGAAAACCCCCGCCGCGATCCTCCGCGCCGCCGAGCGGGATCTCGCCCGGATCCCGGGTGCAAGGATCGACTACGTCAACCTCGTCCACTCCGAGACGCTGGAACCCGTCCGCCATCTGCGGGACGGCGCCACCCTCGCCGCCGCGCTTTTCCTCGGTCGCGCCCGCCTCATCGACAATTTGCAAATCCCCCCGGCCCATCCATGA
- the nadB gene encoding L-aspartate oxidase, which translates to MKEFDFVVVGSGIAGLSFALKAAARGTVAIVTKRALADSNTAWAQGGVACVISDEDSFDLHIRDTLEAGAGLCHEDAVRAVVTEGPERVRELIELGLHFDERATPSGGTELDLGKEGGHSKRRVLHVQDATGREIEEVLASRARQHPRITILERHMAVDCITTGKLGYAMQNSCVGLYVLDEDTGEVETIRTDVTVLATGGCGKVYLYSTNPDIATGDGVAMAWRAGAAIANMEFVQFHPTCLYHPKAKSFLVTEAVRGEGGVLLDGKGRRFMEKHHPLKELAPRDIVARAIDAEMKRSGSQCVYLDITHQPAEFVRSRFPTIYETCLKFGIDITKEPIPVVPAAHYQCGGVKTDLNGESTLRGLYVIGEAACTGLHGANRLASNSLLEGLVLAHRAFEKAARGLHARVGIDLPEWRSGQVQDVDELVVIYHNWDEIRRLMWDYVGIVRTDKRLQRAATRLRNLHTEIQEFYWNFKITTDLLELRNLVTVAALIVDCALSRKESRGLHYTLDYPEPDGPKFGHDTVLRRT; encoded by the coding sequence ATGAAGGAATTCGATTTCGTCGTCGTCGGCAGCGGCATCGCGGGACTCTCGTTCGCGCTGAAGGCCGCCGCCCGGGGCACCGTCGCCATTGTCACAAAGCGCGCCCTCGCCGATTCGAACACCGCCTGGGCCCAGGGCGGGGTGGCCTGCGTCATCAGCGACGAGGATTCCTTCGACCTTCATATCAGGGACACCCTGGAAGCCGGCGCCGGGCTTTGCCACGAGGATGCCGTGCGCGCCGTCGTGACGGAGGGGCCGGAGCGCGTCCGAGAGCTGATCGAACTCGGCCTGCACTTCGACGAACGCGCCACGCCCAGCGGCGGCACGGAGCTCGACCTCGGCAAGGAAGGCGGCCACTCGAAACGGCGCGTCCTTCATGTGCAGGACGCCACCGGCCGCGAGATCGAGGAAGTGCTCGCCTCGCGCGCCCGCCAGCATCCCCGCATCACCATCCTCGAGCGGCACATGGCCGTGGACTGCATCACCACCGGCAAGCTCGGCTACGCGATGCAGAACAGCTGCGTCGGTCTCTACGTGCTCGACGAGGACACCGGTGAGGTCGAAACGATCCGCACCGACGTCACCGTGCTGGCCACCGGCGGCTGCGGGAAGGTCTATCTGTATTCGACGAATCCCGACATCGCCACCGGGGACGGCGTGGCCATGGCCTGGCGTGCCGGCGCCGCCATCGCGAACATGGAATTCGTCCAGTTCCACCCCACCTGCCTCTACCATCCCAAGGCGAAATCCTTCCTCGTCACCGAAGCCGTGCGCGGCGAAGGCGGCGTCCTTCTCGACGGCAAGGGCCGCCGGTTCATGGAGAAACACCACCCGCTCAAGGAACTCGCCCCCCGCGACATCGTCGCCCGCGCCATCGACGCGGAAATGAAGCGCAGCGGCAGCCAGTGCGTCTACCTCGACATCACGCACCAGCCCGCCGAGTTCGTCCGCAGCCGCTTTCCGACCATTTACGAAACCTGCCTGAAGTTCGGCATCGACATCACGAAGGAGCCGATTCCCGTCGTTCCCGCCGCCCACTATCAATGCGGCGGCGTGAAAACCGACCTCAACGGCGAGTCCACCCTGCGCGGTCTCTACGTCATTGGCGAAGCCGCCTGCACCGGCCTGCACGGCGCGAACCGCCTCGCGAGCAACTCCCTGCTCGAAGGCCTCGTCCTTGCCCATCGCGCCTTCGAGAAAGCCGCCCGTGGCCTGCACGCCCGCGTCGGCATCGACCTGCCCGAGTGGCGGTCGGGCCAGGTGCAGGACGTCGACGAGCTCGTCGTCATCTACCACAACTGGGACGAAATCCGTCGCCTCATGTGGGACTATGTCGGCATCGTCCGCACCGACAAGCGCCTCCAGCGCGCCGCCACCCGCCTCCGAAACCTGCACACCGAGATTCAGGAGTTCTACTGGAACTTCAAGATCACCACGGACCTCCTCGAGCTCCGCAATCTCGTCACCGTCGCCGCCCTCATCGTCGATTGCGCCCTCAGCCGCAAGGAGAGCCGCGGCCTGCACTACACGCTCGATTACCCCGAGCCCGACGGCCCGAAATTTGGGCACGACACCGTGCTCCGTCGCACGTAA